In the Streptomyces sp. SJL17-4 genome, CATGAGCCAGGCGACCCTGACTCTGCACGACCTGATGCCGTCCGACGAGCTCGCCGCCGCACTCACGGACGGGCATGTCACGCGCAAGCAGCACCCCGAGCTGCCGCTGTCGATCTACACGTACACGCGCGCGTGCCAGTACGCCCAGCACTGGAACCGGGCGACCACCCGCTGCCGCGGACTCGTCGCCGACGACGCCACCGGACGGATCGTCGCGCTCCCCCTCCCCAAGTTCTTCAACGTCTCCGAACACACCGGCGGTCGCCCCTACGCGCCGCCGCTGCCCGACGAACCCTTCGAGGTGTACGACAAGGTCGACGGCAGCCTCGCCGTGGTCTTCCACTACGACGACCGCTGGCACGTCGCCTCCAAGGGCTCCTTCACGAGCACCCAGGCCACCTGGGCGCAGCACCGGCTCGACGCGGCCGACACGGCGGGCCTGACGCCCGGCGTCACGTACCTCGCCGAGATCCTCTACCCGGGGAACCGCATCGTCGTGAACTACGGCGAGCGCCGCGACCTCGTCCTGCTCGCCGCCTTCGGCCCGGACGGCACCGAGATCCCGCTCGCCGACGCCGCCACCGGCTGGCACCCCGTCGGCACGGTCGTCCGCACCTGGCCGGCCATGAGCATCGCCGAGCTCGTCGCCCTGACCGAGTCCAACACCCTCCCCGGCGGCCACCGGGCCACCGGCACCGACGCCGAGGGCTTCGTGCTGCGCTTCGCCTCCGGCCTGCGCGCCAAGGCCAAGCTCACCGAGTACGTACGCCTCCACAAGGTCCTCACCGGTGTCACCGAGCGCGACATCTGGCGCGGCCACGGCATCCAGCGCTTCGCCGCCCTCCCGGCCGGTGAACTCGCCAAGGGCCTCGGCTGCTCCGTGGCCGAGGTCGAGGCCGACGGCGGCAAGCCGCTGGACGCCCTCCTGGAGCAGGTGCCGGACGAGTTCGACGCCTGGGTACGCGAGGTGATCGGCGGTTTCGAAGCCGCGGCCGCCGAGCGCGAGCGGGCCGTCGACGAGGCGTACGCGCAGCTGGCCCACCTCGCCGGCGACCGGGGCGCCTTCGCCCGCGCCGCCGCCGGGGTCGCCGACCGCGGCCTGCGCGCCGCCCTGTTCCTGCGCCTCGACGGGCGCCCCACCGACCTCCTCGTCTGGCGTCAGCTGCGCCCCGAGGCCACCGACCCCTTCGCCCACGAGCAGGAGAACTGACCGTGCCTGTCGTCCACGTCATGACCGGCCTCCCGGCCTCCGGGAAGACGACGGCCGCCCGCGCCCTCCAGGCGGCCGCCGAGGGACGCGTGCGCCGCGTCAACCTCGACGACCTCCGCGCCATGCTCGACGTCCCCTCGGCGGACCGCGGCCGTTCCCACAAGCACGAGCAGACCGTGCTCGGCATCCAGGACGCCGCCGTCCGCGCGGCCGTCGACGACGGCTTCGACGTCGTCGTCGACAACACCCATCTGACCCCGCACGTCCCGAAGCGGCTGAAGGCCGCCGTGGGAGGCCTCGCCACCTTCGCCGTCCACGACTTCACCGACGTCCCCGTCGACGAGTGCGTCCGCCGCGACGCGGTCCGCGAGCGGCCCGTCGGCGAGGAGATCATCCGCATCCTCGCCGACAAGCACGCCAAGGCCACCAGGGGCGGCTGGCGGCTCACCGCGGACTGGCTCAACGACCGCCGCCCCGACATCGGCGAGCCCTACGTCCCCGACCCGGGCCTCCCCACCGCCGTCATGTGCGACATCGACGGCACCCTCGCCCTGCGCGTCGACCGCGGCCCGTACGACTTCACACGCTGCGACCGCGACCTGCTCAACGTCTCGGTCCGGGACGCCCTGCGGGCCTTCCGGCACACCGAGCGGGACCGGATCGTGCTGCTGTCCGGCCGGAGCGAGGACCATCGCGCGCTCACCGAGGCCTGGCTCGCCCACCACGAGGTGCCGTACGACGAGCTGTGGATGCGGGCGTCCGGCGACGGCCGCGGCGACGACCTCGTGAAGGCCGAGCTCTTCGACGCCCATGTGCGCCACCGGTACGCCGTCCGCGTCTCGCTCGACGACCGTGACCGCGTCGTCGCGCTCTGGCGCCGCATGGGCCTGCCCACCTGGCAGGTCAACTACGGCGACTTCTGACCGCGGCGGGACCGGCGCCGGGGGCGAGCGGGACCGGTGCCGCGGGGGTGGGGCCGCCCACCCCCGCCGCCGTGTCAGGATCGTGGGATGGTGGAAAAGATCATCGCGGCGTGCGACGGCGCGTCCAAGGGAAACCCCGGCCCCGCGGCCTGGGCATGGGTCATCGGCCGCGCCGACGGAGCGATCGACCGTTGGGAGGCGGGCCCGCTCGGCCGCGCGACCAACAACGTGGCCGAGCTCACGGCCCTGGAACGGCTGCTCGAAACACTCGACCCGGCGGTGCCGGTCGAGGTCCGGATGGACTCCCAGTACGCGATGAAGGCCGTCACGACCTGGCTCCCCGGATGGCGTCGCAAGGGCTGGAAGACGTCCTCCGGCAGCCCCGTGGCCAACAAGGACCTGGTCGTCCGGATCGACGCGCTCCTCACCGGCCGGGACGTCGACTTCGTCTACGTGCCCGCGCACCAGGTCGACGGAGACCCCCTCAACGACGCGGCCGACCGCGCGGCCAGCCACACCGCCCGTACGCAGGAGCCCACGGGCTCCGCCGTCGGAGCCCCGCTGCCGCCTCCGGAAGCCCCGACACGCGCCTCCGCGCCCCGCGCACGCTCCTCAGCGCCGTCCGGCTCCGCGGGCACCTCCCCGGCCGGTTCCTCCGGTGGTTCCGGCGGCGGTGCTGCCGGGCGCCGGACACGCCCGTCCGGCGGCACCCTGAAGGCGAGATTCTCGGGCCGCTGCCGCTGCGGCAAGGCCTACGACAAGGGCGAGACCATCGCCAAGAACCCCGACGGCTGGGGCCATCCCACCTGCGTCTGAGCCCCCTCAGGGCCCTCCGGCCGTCCGACTGGCGGGCGGCTCCGTCCGTTGCTTGAGACCGGTCCACCCGGGCGCGCGCCAGCCTTCACCCAGGCGTGCACCCGGGTTCTCCGGGGGTTCTGTTCTCCGAGCGCTCGTGGCTGCATACTGTCCTCCTCGCCACCGGTGACGAACCGTTTTACCTGCTCATTTGTCGCTCTCTTGACGTGGTCGGCACCGGCGAGAACCTCCCTCCTGCTGCCGCCGCGGCGACCCCTCGGCGGAAGCTTTCCCTGCCCGTGAAAGACCCGAGGTTCCGTGCCAGTACCTGTTCTCCTGACCGGGCGCTCCGTGCGCCTGGAGCCGCTGGCGATGCGGCACGCCGAAGCCCTCGCCCGGGCCGGCGGGGCGGACCGATCGGCCTACGCCTTCACCCCCGTACCCGACGGCTTCGAATCGGCCCTCGACTACATCGCCCGTGCCCTGACCGATCAGGCGGCAGGAAGATCCCTGCCCTTCGCCCTGGTCAGTACGGCCGACGAGCGAGTCATCGGTTCGACCCGGTTCCTCGAACTCGACTACTGGCGGGGGCCGCTGGTGTGGCCGCCCGTCCCGGGCATGCCCCACGGAGATCCGCTGACCTCCGTGCCGGACGCCGCCGAGATCGGCAACACCTGGATCGCCGGCGACGCCCGGGGGACCGGCATCAACACCGAGGCCAAGTACCTCATGCTCCGGCACGCCTTCGAAGCCTGGGGCGTGCGCCGCATCACGATGCGCGCGGACGCCCGCAACACCCGGTCCAGAATCGCGATCGAACGCCTCGGAGCGAGCTGCGAAGGAGTCCGTCGCGCCCACTCCCGCGGCCTCGACGGAGCCGTCCGCGACACGGCCTTCTACTCGATCCTCGACGAGGAATGGCCGACCGTCCGCGACATCATCGAACTCCGCCTGTCCACACCCCGCCAGGTGCGCGTTCCGCAGGATCTGCTCCCGGCCTGACCCCCTTCCGGCACCGCTCCGGCGGGCGCTCGCGCCCCCGCCGGAGCGGTGGTTCCATGGAAGGGACGGGAAGGGCTCGATATATGAGGACGCGGGGTAGCGGCCGTCACAGGACCGTGCACCGTGCAATCAGGATCCGCGAGAAGCGGATGAGTCCTTCCCGCCCCCATGCCCAGCTCCCCTCCCCTCCCCAGGTCCTTCCCTCCCCGGGTCCTTCCCTCCCCGGGTCCTTCCCTCCCCGGGGCATCCCGGCGTCCGGACCCGCCCGGTACGGTGATCGCGACAGCGACCCGCGCCACCGAAGGGACCGAGTGATCGTGCCGACCGGAACCGCCGACGTACTCCTCCGGACGGAGGGCCGGACCGGCTTCCTCACCCTGAACCGCCCCCGCGCCATCAACGCGCTCACCCACGCCATGGTCCTCGCCGTCGACGCGGCCCTGACCGCCTGGGAGCACGACCCGGCGGTCACGACCGTCGTCATCGAGGGCGCGGGAGAGCGTGGCCTCTGCGCCGGCGGCGACATCCGCGCCATCCACGACGACGCGCGCGCCGGCGGCTCCGCCTCCGCGGCCTTCTGGCGCGACGAGTACCGGCTCAACGCCCGTATCGCCCGCTACCCGAAGCCGTACGTCGCCCTCATGGACGGCATCGTCATGGGCGGCGGCGTCGGCGTCTCCGCGCACGGCTCCGTCCGCGTCGTCACCGAACGCTCCCGGGTCGCCATGCCGGAGACCGGCATCGGATTCGTCCCCGACGTCGGCGGTACGTACCTCCTCGGCCGCGCCCCCGGCGAACTCGGCACCCATCTCGCCCTCACCGGCAGCCAGGTCGGTGCCGCCGACGCGATCCTCACCGGTCTCGCCGACCACTTCGTCCCCTCCGCCCGACTGCCCGCCCTGATCCGGGACCTGGCCCGGCTTCCGGCCGACGAGGCCGTCGCCCGGCACACCGCCACCGCCCCGCCCGGGGTCCTCGCCGAGCAGCGGGAGTGGATCGACGCCTGCTACCGGGCCGAGACCGTCGAGACCGTCGTGGAGCGCCTCTTCGACACCGGCGTGCCCGCCGCCAAGGAGGCGGCCACCACCCTCCTCGCGAAGTCCCCGACCGCCCTCAAGGCGACCCTGGCCACCCTGCGCCGCTCGCGGTCCCTCGCGACCCTGGAAGAGGTCCTCGACCT is a window encoding:
- a CDS encoding ribonuclease H, which encodes MVEKIIAACDGASKGNPGPAAWAWVIGRADGAIDRWEAGPLGRATNNVAELTALERLLETLDPAVPVEVRMDSQYAMKAVTTWLPGWRRKGWKTSSGSPVANKDLVVRIDALLTGRDVDFVYVPAHQVDGDPLNDAADRAASHTARTQEPTGSAVGAPLPPPEAPTRASAPRARSSAPSGSAGTSPAGSSGGSGGGAAGRRTRPSGGTLKARFSGRCRCGKAYDKGETIAKNPDGWGHPTCV
- a CDS encoding RNA ligase; the protein is MSQATLTLHDLMPSDELAAALTDGHVTRKQHPELPLSIYTYTRACQYAQHWNRATTRCRGLVADDATGRIVALPLPKFFNVSEHTGGRPYAPPLPDEPFEVYDKVDGSLAVVFHYDDRWHVASKGSFTSTQATWAQHRLDAADTAGLTPGVTYLAEILYPGNRIVVNYGERRDLVLLAAFGPDGTEIPLADAATGWHPVGTVVRTWPAMSIAELVALTESNTLPGGHRATGTDAEGFVLRFASGLRAKAKLTEYVRLHKVLTGVTERDIWRGHGIQRFAALPAGELAKGLGCSVAEVEADGGKPLDALLEQVPDEFDAWVREVIGGFEAAAAERERAVDEAYAQLAHLAGDRGAFARAAAGVADRGLRAALFLRLDGRPTDLLVWRQLRPEATDPFAHEQEN
- a CDS encoding GNAT family protein — translated: MPVPVLLTGRSVRLEPLAMRHAEALARAGGADRSAYAFTPVPDGFESALDYIARALTDQAAGRSLPFALVSTADERVIGSTRFLELDYWRGPLVWPPVPGMPHGDPLTSVPDAAEIGNTWIAGDARGTGINTEAKYLMLRHAFEAWGVRRITMRADARNTRSRIAIERLGASCEGVRRAHSRGLDGAVRDTAFYSILDEEWPTVRDIIELRLSTPRQVRVPQDLLPA
- a CDS encoding AAA family ATPase — protein: MPVVHVMTGLPASGKTTAARALQAAAEGRVRRVNLDDLRAMLDVPSADRGRSHKHEQTVLGIQDAAVRAAVDDGFDVVVDNTHLTPHVPKRLKAAVGGLATFAVHDFTDVPVDECVRRDAVRERPVGEEIIRILADKHAKATRGGWRLTADWLNDRRPDIGEPYVPDPGLPTAVMCDIDGTLALRVDRGPYDFTRCDRDLLNVSVRDALRAFRHTERDRIVLLSGRSEDHRALTEAWLAHHEVPYDELWMRASGDGRGDDLVKAELFDAHVRHRYAVRVSLDDRDRVVALWRRMGLPTWQVNYGDF
- a CDS encoding enoyl-CoA hydratase/isomerase family protein; the encoded protein is MIVPTGTADVLLRTEGRTGFLTLNRPRAINALTHAMVLAVDAALTAWEHDPAVTTVVIEGAGERGLCAGGDIRAIHDDARAGGSASAAFWRDEYRLNARIARYPKPYVALMDGIVMGGGVGVSAHGSVRVVTERSRVAMPETGIGFVPDVGGTYLLGRAPGELGTHLALTGSQVGAADAILTGLADHFVPSARLPALIRDLARLPADEAVARHTATAPPGVLAEQREWIDACYRAETVETVVERLFDTGVPAAKEAATTLLAKSPTALKATLATLRRSRSLATLEEVLDLEFRVSCAALTTPDLVEGIRAQVVDKDRNPRWTPPTLPEVTDESVARHFAVPAGGDLGLAAARQSVAHGQATGQAADDRPATGQTTEDRGPRDRA